From the Bradyrhizobium ontarionense genome, the window GTCCAACGGCCAGAAGCAGCGTACGGCGCTGGCACGCGCGCTGATCGGCAACCCCGGCGTGCTGCTGCTCGACGATCCCCTGCGCAACGTCGATGCCAAGCTGCGCTATGAGATGCGGCTGGAGCTACCGAGCCTGTTGCGCCGCAGCTCGGCGGCAGTGCTCTATGTGACGCAGGATTATCGCGAGGCGATGGCGATCGCCGATCGCATCGCGGTGCTGATCAACGGCCGCCTGGTGCAGGTGGCGCGTCCGGAGGATATCTATGCGCGGCCGGCGTCGGTCGCGGTGGCGCGGCTGTTCGGTGATCCAAGCATCAATCTCTCGGAGGTCACGCCAGTGCCGGAACAGGGCCGGCTGACCGCAGCCGTTGCCGGGACGCAGATCCGGCTCGATGCGGATGAGTTGCCGTCCGTTACCCGGGAGCGATGCTGGCTCGGCGTCCGGCCCGACGATGTCGTGGTGACGCGTCAAGGCGGCGAAGGCGCGATCCCGGCGCGCATCGTCGCGGTCACGCCGATCCACGAACGCGCCGTGGTGCTGCTGCGCTTCGCCGACGAGTCCGAATGGCTGGCGGCGCTGGCGCCCGAGGCGCTGGAGGCGGGCGCCGACGAGGATGTGTTCGTGCGGTTCGCGCCCGATGCGGCGCTGCTGTTCGACCACGCCACCGGAGAACGCATCGGCGTGCCGCCGCGGCGGCAGGCGGCGTAAGGATCGGTCATGGGCATGCTCGAGATCCGCAACGTCGACAAGGTCTATCACTCCAGGGGCAAGCCGCCGGTCCATGCCGTGCGCGCGCTCGACATGGAGGTGAGGCGGGGCGAGATCGTTGCGCTGCTGGGCTCGTCGGGATGCGGCAAGACCTCGACGCTGCGCATGATCGCAGGCTTCGAGAGCGTGTCGTCGGGATCGATCGCGCTGGCGCAGCGGCCGATCCATGATCTGCCACCGGCGAAGCGCAAGGTGGCGATGGCGTTCGAAGGCTATTCGCTCTATCCGCCGCTGACGGTGCGCGAGAACATCGGCTTCGCTCTGAAGGCGCAGCAATTATCGCGCGCCGAGATCGCGCAGCGCGTCGACAGCATCGCCCGCCTGGTCGAGATCGAGGATATCCTCGATCATCATCCGCGCGCGCTTTCGGGCGGCCAGCAGCAGCGCGTGTCGCTAGCGCGCGCGCTGGTGCGCGATGCCGATCTCTATCTGCTCGATGAGCCGATGGGACAGCTCGAGCCGCAGCTCCGCGCCGTGCTGCGCGGCCGCATCAAGGGCCTGCTCGCCGAGCGCGGCATGACGGCGATCTTCGTCACCCATGATCAGACCGAGGCGAGCGCGCTCGCCGATCGCATCGCCGTCATGGAGGACGGCGTGCTGCAGCAGTTCGCCAGTGAGAAGGAGCTGAAGAACCGCCCGGCCAATCTGTTCGTCGCGAGCTTCATCGGCGAGCCGCCGATGAACCTGCTGGAGACGGCGGTGGCGCAGGAGGAGGGCGGCTTCCGCTTGTCGGTGGGCTCCGACGTGTCCTTCCATATCCCCAGGCAGACGCTCGACGTCACGGCGCAACAGGCGCTGGTGCAGGCCGATCGGATCAAGGTCGGTATCCGTCCGCAGCGGATCGCGATCGGCAGCGGCGAGGCGCGGCTGCGCGTCGTCTCCAACCAATGGCTCGGCGATCAGGCGCACGTCGCCGGTGAATGCGCGGGTCACCTGCTGGTCGCCGTGAGCCCGAGCAAGGTCGCCGCGCGGCCGGGTGACGTCGTGCCGTGCACGCTGGACTCCCGCCATCTCCATATCTTCGGCGCCGACGGCGTCTGCGTCCGCCACGCGGAGGCGCGCTCATGACGGCGTCCACCGCGACCCGCGATATCATGATCGGCATCGACGCCGGCACCTCGGTGATCAAGGCGGTTGCGTTTGCGCGGGATGGCCGGCAGATCGGCGATTTCGCCGTTGCAAATAGCTACACCACGGCGCCGGGCGGCCGCGTCGAGCAGGACATGGAGCGGACCTGGAGCGACACGGTGGCGGCGCTGCGCGGGCTCGGTGCGGCGCTTCCGGATCTCGCCCGCCG encodes:
- a CDS encoding ABC transporter ATP-binding protein; translated protein: MARLELKAVDKTFGAVSCARGVSLTVEPGEIVAVFGPSGSGKTVLLRMIAGMFEPDEGDILIGGRSIVDAPPEQRGIGMAFQNFALFPHMSARDNIASGLRGTGAADITTKVAAMSRLLKIEHVLGHKPRELSNGQKQRTALARALIGNPGVLLLDDPLRNVDAKLRYEMRLELPSLLRRSSAAVLYVTQDYREAMAIADRIAVLINGRLVQVARPEDIYARPASVAVARLFGDPSINLSEVTPVPEQGRLTAAVAGTQIRLDADELPSVTRERCWLGVRPDDVVVTRQGGEGAIPARIVAVTPIHERAVVLLRFADESEWLAALAPEALEAGADEDVFVRFAPDAALLFDHATGERIGVPPRRQAA
- a CDS encoding ABC transporter ATP-binding protein, yielding MLEIRNVDKVYHSRGKPPVHAVRALDMEVRRGEIVALLGSSGCGKTSTLRMIAGFESVSSGSIALAQRPIHDLPPAKRKVAMAFEGYSLYPPLTVRENIGFALKAQQLSRAEIAQRVDSIARLVEIEDILDHHPRALSGGQQQRVSLARALVRDADLYLLDEPMGQLEPQLRAVLRGRIKGLLAERGMTAIFVTHDQTEASALADRIAVMEDGVLQQFASEKELKNRPANLFVASFIGEPPMNLLETAVAQEEGGFRLSVGSDVSFHIPRQTLDVTAQQALVQADRIKVGIRPQRIAIGSGEARLRVVSNQWLGDQAHVAGECAGHLLVAVSPSKVAARPGDVVPCTLDSRHLHIFGADGVCVRHAEARS